From a region of the Chrysemys picta bellii isolate R12L10 chromosome 7, ASM1138683v2, whole genome shotgun sequence genome:
- the APEH gene encoding acylamino-acid-releasing enzyme isoform X12, which produces MESPVLRSPEEIAALYRELNQCPSLCSACIGPEVTTQYGGKYCNVYTEWSQQDLERAENVKFCRQYLIFHDSQAIVYSGPSGTCSEIKGESNSTRPLAFLTLSLHSLTSLRLLSRESPSGALKAVLRKASPGKGEEKQFLEIWDQNRKVKSINLTVLEKHGNVYEDDQFGCLSWSHSETHLLYVAERKRPKAESFFQSRAPELSSSCADERRDKAVKGEQFVYHDDWGEALVGKSIPALCVLDVESGNVSVLEGVPEHISPGQAFWSPGDMGVVFIGWWHEPFRLGLRHCTNRRSALFYVDLTGARCELLSDDTKAVWSPRLSPDQCRIVYLENGVLGPHQQCSCLRMELLVVETLTGSVTSLTMGAPLGSWSLLTIDRDLLVARFSTPSCPPTLKVAFLPRAGQEAQVHWVCLEDVTPVPEISWAIRPLQPPPDQENPKYEGIDFEAILLQPSKGLGLRKLPLVVMPHGGPHSVCTASWMLYPAALCRIGFAVLLVNYRGSLGFGQDSVASLPGHVGCQDVKDVQYCVEQVLQEEPLDSARVALVGGSHGGFLACHLIGQYPGTYQACVARNPVVNMASMISGTDIPDWCLTEAGFPYAPDTLPDASHWAEMLHKSPMQYVAQVRAPVLLMLGEEDRRVPPKQGLEYYRALKARGVPTRLLLYPRNSHALSGVEAEADGFMNMVLWLLQHLQC; this is translated from the exons ATGGAGTCACCG GTGCTGAGGAGCCCGGAAGAGATAGCAGCGCTGTACCGCGAGCTCAACCAGTGCCCCTCGCTCTGCAGTGCCTGCATCGGACCCGAGGTCACCACTCAGTATGGGGGCAAATACTGCAATGTCTATACAG AGTGGTCTCAGCAGGACCTGGAGAGAGCCGAGAATGTGAAGTTCTGCCGCCAGTACCTCATCTTCCATGACAGCCAGGCCATCGTGTACTCTGGCCCCTCGGGCACCTGCAGTGAGATCAAGGGAGA gtccaactctacacggcctttggcctttctcactctatctctacattctctgacttcactaag gcTGCTGAGCAGGGAGTCTCCCAGTGGGGCACTTAAGGCCGTTTTGCGGAAAGCCAGTCCTGGCAAAGGCGAGGAGAAGCAATTCCTTGAG ATATGGGATCAGAATCGCAAGGTGAAGAGCATCAACCTGACAGTGCTGGAGAAGCATGGCAATGTCTATGAGGATG ATCAGTTTGGCTGCTTGTCCTGGTCGCACTCGGAGACTCACCTGCTTTACGTGGCTGAGAGGAAACGGCCCAAGGCCGAGTCCTTCttccagagcagagccccggagctgagcagcagctgtgctgatgaGAGACGCGACAAGGCTGTCAAG GGGGAGCAGTTCGTGTACCACGACGACTGGGGCGAGGCACTGGTGGGCAAGAGCATCCCGGCCCTGTGCGTGCTGGATGTGGAGAGTGGCAATGTGTCAGTGCTGGAGGGCGTCCCGGAGCACATCTCCCCTGGGCAG GCCTTCTGGTCCCCTGGTGACATGGGTGTGGTGTTCATAGGCTGGTGGCATGAGCCCTTCCGCCTGGGCCTGCGGCACTGCACTAACCGCAG GTCAGCACTGTTCTATGTGGACCTGACAGGAGCGAGGTGTG AGCTGCTGTCAGATGACACCAAGGCTGTGTGGTCCCCACGCCTGAGCCCTGACCAGTGCCGCATTGTGTACCTGGAGAACGGCGTACTCGGGCCccaccagcagtgcagctgcCTCCGCATG GAGCTGCTTGTGGTGGAGACGCTGACTGGTAGCGTGACCTCCCTGACGATGG GTGCCCCCCTGGGCAGCTGGTCTCTCCTCACCATTGACCGGGATCTCCTGGTGGCCAGGTTCTcgacccccagctgcccccccacaTTG AAGGTGGCCTTCCTCcccagggccgggcaggaggCCCAGGTGCACTGGGTGTGTCTGGAGGACGTGACCCCTGTCCCAGAGATCAGCTGGGCGATccggcccctgcagccccccccagaCCAAGAGAACCCAAAGTACG AGGGTATTGATTTCGAAGCCATCCTGCTACAGCCCAGCAAGGGGCTAGGTCTGAGGAAGCTGCCTCTGGTGGTCATGCCCCATG GAGGCCCACACTCCGTCTGCACAGCCAGCTGGATGCTGTACCCCGCAGCGCTCTGCAGGATCGGCTTCGCTGTGCTCCTGG TGAATTACCGCGGTTCACTGGGCTTTGGCCAGGACAGCGTCGCCTCCCTGCCCGGCCACGTGGGCTGCCAGGATGTCAAAGACGTGCAG TACTGCGTGGAGCAGGTGCTGCAGGAGGAGCCCCTAGACTCAGCGCGGGTGGCACTAGTGGGTGGCTCACATGGGGGCTTCCTTGCTTGCCACCTCATCGGCCAGTACCCAGGCACCTACCAGGCCTGTGTGGCAAGGAACCCGGTCGTCAACATGGCCTCCATGATCAGCGGCACCGACATCCCGGACTG GTGTCTGACTGAGGCCGGCTTCCCCTATGCACCCGACACCCTCCCGGATGCCTCCCACTGGGCAGAGATGCTCCACAAGTCACCCATGCAGTACGTCGCCCAG GTCCGGGCACCTGTGCTCCTGATGCTGGGAGAAGAGGACAGGCGTGTCCCCCCCAAGCAGGGGCTGGAGTACTACCGTGCTCTCAAGGCCAGGGGCGTTCCTACCCG GCTGCTGCTGTACCCTAGGAACAGCCATGCGCTCTCCGGCGTTGAGGCTGAGGCTGATGGCTTTATGAACATGGTGCTCTGGCTGCTCCAGCACCTGCAGTGCTGA
- the APEH gene encoding acylamino-acid-releasing enzyme isoform X9 has product MLTGFSCAGAEEPGRDSSAVPRAQPVPLALQCLHRTRGHHSVWGQILQCLYRLLSRESPSGALKAVLRKASPGKGEEKQFLEIWDQNRKVKSINLTVLEKHGNVYEDDQFGCLSWSHSETHLLYVAERKRPKAESFFQSRAPELSSSCADERRDKAVKGEQFVYHDDWGEALVGKSIPALCVLDVESGNVSVLEGVPEHISPGQAFWSPGDMGVVFIGWWHEPFRLGLRHCTNRRSALFYVDLTGARCELLSDDTKAVWSPRLSPDQCRIVYLENGVLGPHQQCSCLRMPPALPWISQKEGAALQNSPMLSAPGHLLQYDWYTKVTSTVLDVVPRHSQGTFTGIYCPALPGLCWAADSQRVVLDTAQRSRQELLVVETLTGSVTSLTMGAPLGSWSLLTIDRDLLVARFSTPSCPPTLKVAFLPRAGQEAQVHWVCLEDVTPVPEISWAIRPLQPPPDQENPKYEGIDFEAILLQPSKGLGLRKLPLVVMPHGGPHSVCTASWMLYPAALCRIGFAVLLVNYRGSLGFGQDSVASLPGHVGCQDVKDVQYCVEQVLQEEPLDSARVALVGGSHGGFLACHLIGQYPGTYQACVARNPVVNMASMISGTDIPDWCLTEAGFPYAPDTLPDASHWAEMLHKSPMQYVAQVRAPVLLMLGEEDRRVPPKQGLEYYRALKARGVPTRLLLYPRNSHALSGVEAEADGFMNMVLWLLQHLQC; this is encoded by the exons ATGCTGACGGGCTTTTCCTGCGCAGGTGCTGAGGAGCCCGGAAGAGATAGCAGCGCTGTACCGCGAGCTCAACCAGTGCCCCTCGCTCTGCAGTGCCTGCATCGGACCCGAGGTCACCACTCAGTATGGGGGCAAATACTGCAATGTCTATACAG gcTGCTGAGCAGGGAGTCTCCCAGTGGGGCACTTAAGGCCGTTTTGCGGAAAGCCAGTCCTGGCAAAGGCGAGGAGAAGCAATTCCTTGAG ATATGGGATCAGAATCGCAAGGTGAAGAGCATCAACCTGACAGTGCTGGAGAAGCATGGCAATGTCTATGAGGATG ATCAGTTTGGCTGCTTGTCCTGGTCGCACTCGGAGACTCACCTGCTTTACGTGGCTGAGAGGAAACGGCCCAAGGCCGAGTCCTTCttccagagcagagccccggagctgagcagcagctgtgctgatgaGAGACGCGACAAGGCTGTCAAG GGGGAGCAGTTCGTGTACCACGACGACTGGGGCGAGGCACTGGTGGGCAAGAGCATCCCGGCCCTGTGCGTGCTGGATGTGGAGAGTGGCAATGTGTCAGTGCTGGAGGGCGTCCCGGAGCACATCTCCCCTGGGCAG GCCTTCTGGTCCCCTGGTGACATGGGTGTGGTGTTCATAGGCTGGTGGCATGAGCCCTTCCGCCTGGGCCTGCGGCACTGCACTAACCGCAG GTCAGCACTGTTCTATGTGGACCTGACAGGAGCGAGGTGTG AGCTGCTGTCAGATGACACCAAGGCTGTGTGGTCCCCACGCCTGAGCCCTGACCAGTGCCGCATTGTGTACCTGGAGAACGGCGTACTCGGGCCccaccagcagtgcagctgcCTCCGCATG ccgccagccctgccctggatcTCCCAGAAGGAGGGGGCAGCATTGCAGAACAGCCCCATGCTGAGTGCTCCCGGCCATCTCTTGCAGTATGACTGGTACACGAAGGTCACCTCCACCGTGCTGGATGTCGTGCCCCGGCACAGCCAGG GAACGTTCACAGGGATCTATTGCCCAGCGCTGCCGGGCCTGTGCTGGGCAGCCGATAGCCAGAGGGTCGTGCTGGACACCGCTCAGCGCAGCCGGCAG GAGCTGCTTGTGGTGGAGACGCTGACTGGTAGCGTGACCTCCCTGACGATGG GTGCCCCCCTGGGCAGCTGGTCTCTCCTCACCATTGACCGGGATCTCCTGGTGGCCAGGTTCTcgacccccagctgcccccccacaTTG AAGGTGGCCTTCCTCcccagggccgggcaggaggCCCAGGTGCACTGGGTGTGTCTGGAGGACGTGACCCCTGTCCCAGAGATCAGCTGGGCGATccggcccctgcagccccccccagaCCAAGAGAACCCAAAGTACG AGGGTATTGATTTCGAAGCCATCCTGCTACAGCCCAGCAAGGGGCTAGGTCTGAGGAAGCTGCCTCTGGTGGTCATGCCCCATG GAGGCCCACACTCCGTCTGCACAGCCAGCTGGATGCTGTACCCCGCAGCGCTCTGCAGGATCGGCTTCGCTGTGCTCCTGG TGAATTACCGCGGTTCACTGGGCTTTGGCCAGGACAGCGTCGCCTCCCTGCCCGGCCACGTGGGCTGCCAGGATGTCAAAGACGTGCAG TACTGCGTGGAGCAGGTGCTGCAGGAGGAGCCCCTAGACTCAGCGCGGGTGGCACTAGTGGGTGGCTCACATGGGGGCTTCCTTGCTTGCCACCTCATCGGCCAGTACCCAGGCACCTACCAGGCCTGTGTGGCAAGGAACCCGGTCGTCAACATGGCCTCCATGATCAGCGGCACCGACATCCCGGACTG GTGTCTGACTGAGGCCGGCTTCCCCTATGCACCCGACACCCTCCCGGATGCCTCCCACTGGGCAGAGATGCTCCACAAGTCACCCATGCAGTACGTCGCCCAG GTCCGGGCACCTGTGCTCCTGATGCTGGGAGAAGAGGACAGGCGTGTCCCCCCCAAGCAGGGGCTGGAGTACTACCGTGCTCTCAAGGCCAGGGGCGTTCCTACCCG GCTGCTGCTGTACCCTAGGAACAGCCATGCGCTCTCCGGCGTTGAGGCTGAGGCTGATGGCTTTATGAACATGGTGCTCTGGCTGCTCCAGCACCTGCAGTGCTGA
- the APEH gene encoding acylamino-acid-releasing enzyme isoform X6, whose translation MESPVLRSPEEIAALYRELNQCPSLCSACIGPEVTTQYGGKYCNVYTEWSQQDLERAENVKFCRQYLIFHDSQAIVYSGPSGTCSEIKGESNSTRPLAFLTLSLHSLTSLRLLSRESPSGALKAVLRKASPGKGEEKQFLEIWDQNRKVKSINLTVLEKHGNVYEDDQFGCLSWSHSETHLLYVAERKRPKAESFFQSRAPELSSSCADERRDKAVKGEQFVYHDDWGEALVGKSIPALCVLDVESGNVSVLEGVPEHISPGQAFWSPGDMGVVFIGWWHEPFRLGLRHCTNRRSALFYVDLTGARCELLSDDTKAVWSPRLSPDQCRIVYLENGVLGPHQQCSCLRMYDWYTKVTSTVLDVVPRHSQGTFTGIYCPALPGLCWAADSQRVVLDTAQRSRQELLVVETLTGSVTSLTMGAPLGSWSLLTIDRDLLVARFSTPSCPPTLKVAFLPRAGQEAQVHWVCLEDVTPVPEISWAIRPLQPPPDQENPKYEGIDFEAILLQPSKGLGLRKLPLVVMPHGGPHSVCTASWMLYPAALCRIGFAVLLVNYRGSLGFGQDSVASLPGHVGCQDVKDVQYCVEQVLQEEPLDSARVALVGGSHGGFLACHLIGQYPGTYQACVARNPVVNMASMISGTDIPDWCLTEAGFPYAPDTLPDASHWAEMLHKSPMQYVAQVRAPVLLMLGEEDRRVPPKQGLEYYRALKARGVPTRLLLYPRNSHALSGVEAEADGFMNMVLWLLQHLQC comes from the exons ATGGAGTCACCG GTGCTGAGGAGCCCGGAAGAGATAGCAGCGCTGTACCGCGAGCTCAACCAGTGCCCCTCGCTCTGCAGTGCCTGCATCGGACCCGAGGTCACCACTCAGTATGGGGGCAAATACTGCAATGTCTATACAG AGTGGTCTCAGCAGGACCTGGAGAGAGCCGAGAATGTGAAGTTCTGCCGCCAGTACCTCATCTTCCATGACAGCCAGGCCATCGTGTACTCTGGCCCCTCGGGCACCTGCAGTGAGATCAAGGGAGA gtccaactctacacggcctttggcctttctcactctatctctacattctctgacttcactaag gcTGCTGAGCAGGGAGTCTCCCAGTGGGGCACTTAAGGCCGTTTTGCGGAAAGCCAGTCCTGGCAAAGGCGAGGAGAAGCAATTCCTTGAG ATATGGGATCAGAATCGCAAGGTGAAGAGCATCAACCTGACAGTGCTGGAGAAGCATGGCAATGTCTATGAGGATG ATCAGTTTGGCTGCTTGTCCTGGTCGCACTCGGAGACTCACCTGCTTTACGTGGCTGAGAGGAAACGGCCCAAGGCCGAGTCCTTCttccagagcagagccccggagctgagcagcagctgtgctgatgaGAGACGCGACAAGGCTGTCAAG GGGGAGCAGTTCGTGTACCACGACGACTGGGGCGAGGCACTGGTGGGCAAGAGCATCCCGGCCCTGTGCGTGCTGGATGTGGAGAGTGGCAATGTGTCAGTGCTGGAGGGCGTCCCGGAGCACATCTCCCCTGGGCAG GCCTTCTGGTCCCCTGGTGACATGGGTGTGGTGTTCATAGGCTGGTGGCATGAGCCCTTCCGCCTGGGCCTGCGGCACTGCACTAACCGCAG GTCAGCACTGTTCTATGTGGACCTGACAGGAGCGAGGTGTG AGCTGCTGTCAGATGACACCAAGGCTGTGTGGTCCCCACGCCTGAGCCCTGACCAGTGCCGCATTGTGTACCTGGAGAACGGCGTACTCGGGCCccaccagcagtgcagctgcCTCCGCATG TATGACTGGTACACGAAGGTCACCTCCACCGTGCTGGATGTCGTGCCCCGGCACAGCCAGG GAACGTTCACAGGGATCTATTGCCCAGCGCTGCCGGGCCTGTGCTGGGCAGCCGATAGCCAGAGGGTCGTGCTGGACACCGCTCAGCGCAGCCGGCAG GAGCTGCTTGTGGTGGAGACGCTGACTGGTAGCGTGACCTCCCTGACGATGG GTGCCCCCCTGGGCAGCTGGTCTCTCCTCACCATTGACCGGGATCTCCTGGTGGCCAGGTTCTcgacccccagctgcccccccacaTTG AAGGTGGCCTTCCTCcccagggccgggcaggaggCCCAGGTGCACTGGGTGTGTCTGGAGGACGTGACCCCTGTCCCAGAGATCAGCTGGGCGATccggcccctgcagccccccccagaCCAAGAGAACCCAAAGTACG AGGGTATTGATTTCGAAGCCATCCTGCTACAGCCCAGCAAGGGGCTAGGTCTGAGGAAGCTGCCTCTGGTGGTCATGCCCCATG GAGGCCCACACTCCGTCTGCACAGCCAGCTGGATGCTGTACCCCGCAGCGCTCTGCAGGATCGGCTTCGCTGTGCTCCTGG TGAATTACCGCGGTTCACTGGGCTTTGGCCAGGACAGCGTCGCCTCCCTGCCCGGCCACGTGGGCTGCCAGGATGTCAAAGACGTGCAG TACTGCGTGGAGCAGGTGCTGCAGGAGGAGCCCCTAGACTCAGCGCGGGTGGCACTAGTGGGTGGCTCACATGGGGGCTTCCTTGCTTGCCACCTCATCGGCCAGTACCCAGGCACCTACCAGGCCTGTGTGGCAAGGAACCCGGTCGTCAACATGGCCTCCATGATCAGCGGCACCGACATCCCGGACTG GTGTCTGACTGAGGCCGGCTTCCCCTATGCACCCGACACCCTCCCGGATGCCTCCCACTGGGCAGAGATGCTCCACAAGTCACCCATGCAGTACGTCGCCCAG GTCCGGGCACCTGTGCTCCTGATGCTGGGAGAAGAGGACAGGCGTGTCCCCCCCAAGCAGGGGCTGGAGTACTACCGTGCTCTCAAGGCCAGGGGCGTTCCTACCCG GCTGCTGCTGTACCCTAGGAACAGCCATGCGCTCTCCGGCGTTGAGGCTGAGGCTGATGGCTTTATGAACATGGTGCTCTGGCTGCTCCAGCACCTGCAGTGCTGA
- the APEH gene encoding acylamino-acid-releasing enzyme isoform X14 has product MGANTAMSIQAKGEGSGANPVQAAADCPLLPEWSQQDLERAENVKFCRQYLIFHDSQAIVYSGPSGTCSEIKGELLSRESPSGALKAVLRKASPGKGEEKQFLEIWDQNRKVKSINLTVLEKHGNVYEDDQFGCLSWSHSETHLLYVAERKRPKAESFFQSRAPELSSSCADERRDKAVKAFWSPGDMGVVFIGWWHEPFRLGLRHCTNRRSALFYVDLTGARCELLSDDTKAVWSPRLSPDQCRIVYLENGVLGPHQQCSCLRMYDWYTKVTSTVLDVVPRHSQGTFTGIYCPALPGLCWAADSQRVVLDTAQRSRQELLVVETLTGSVTSLTMGAPLGSWSLLTIDRDLLVARFSTPSCPPTLKVAFLPRAGQEAQVHWVCLEDVTPVPEISWAIRPLQPPPDQENPKYEGIDFEAILLQPSKGLGLRKLPLVVMPHGGPHSVCTASWMLYPAALCRIGFAVLLVNYRGSLGFGQDSVASLPGHVGCQDVKDVQYCVEQVLQEEPLDSARVALVGGSHGGFLACHLIGQYPGTYQACVARNPVVNMASMISGTDIPDWCLTEAGFPYAPDTLPDASHWAEMLHKSPMQYVAQVRAPVLLMLGEEDRRVPPKQGLEYYRALKARGVPTRLLLYPRNSHALSGVEAEADGFMNMVLWLLQHLQC; this is encoded by the exons ATGGGGGCAAATACTGCAATGTCTATACAG GCCAAAGGAGAGGGGAGCGGTGCCAACCCAGTGCAGGCAGCAGctgactgccctctccttccAGAGTGGTCTCAGCAGGACCTGGAGAGAGCCGAGAATGTGAAGTTCTGCCGCCAGTACCTCATCTTCCATGACAGCCAGGCCATCGTGTACTCTGGCCCCTCGGGCACCTGCAGTGAGATCAAGGGAGA gcTGCTGAGCAGGGAGTCTCCCAGTGGGGCACTTAAGGCCGTTTTGCGGAAAGCCAGTCCTGGCAAAGGCGAGGAGAAGCAATTCCTTGAG ATATGGGATCAGAATCGCAAGGTGAAGAGCATCAACCTGACAGTGCTGGAGAAGCATGGCAATGTCTATGAGGATG ATCAGTTTGGCTGCTTGTCCTGGTCGCACTCGGAGACTCACCTGCTTTACGTGGCTGAGAGGAAACGGCCCAAGGCCGAGTCCTTCttccagagcagagccccggagctgagcagcagctgtgctgatgaGAGACGCGACAAGGCTGTCAAG GCCTTCTGGTCCCCTGGTGACATGGGTGTGGTGTTCATAGGCTGGTGGCATGAGCCCTTCCGCCTGGGCCTGCGGCACTGCACTAACCGCAG GTCAGCACTGTTCTATGTGGACCTGACAGGAGCGAGGTGTG AGCTGCTGTCAGATGACACCAAGGCTGTGTGGTCCCCACGCCTGAGCCCTGACCAGTGCCGCATTGTGTACCTGGAGAACGGCGTACTCGGGCCccaccagcagtgcagctgcCTCCGCATG TATGACTGGTACACGAAGGTCACCTCCACCGTGCTGGATGTCGTGCCCCGGCACAGCCAGG GAACGTTCACAGGGATCTATTGCCCAGCGCTGCCGGGCCTGTGCTGGGCAGCCGATAGCCAGAGGGTCGTGCTGGACACCGCTCAGCGCAGCCGGCAG GAGCTGCTTGTGGTGGAGACGCTGACTGGTAGCGTGACCTCCCTGACGATGG GTGCCCCCCTGGGCAGCTGGTCTCTCCTCACCATTGACCGGGATCTCCTGGTGGCCAGGTTCTcgacccccagctgcccccccacaTTG AAGGTGGCCTTCCTCcccagggccgggcaggaggCCCAGGTGCACTGGGTGTGTCTGGAGGACGTGACCCCTGTCCCAGAGATCAGCTGGGCGATccggcccctgcagccccccccagaCCAAGAGAACCCAAAGTACG AGGGTATTGATTTCGAAGCCATCCTGCTACAGCCCAGCAAGGGGCTAGGTCTGAGGAAGCTGCCTCTGGTGGTCATGCCCCATG GAGGCCCACACTCCGTCTGCACAGCCAGCTGGATGCTGTACCCCGCAGCGCTCTGCAGGATCGGCTTCGCTGTGCTCCTGG TGAATTACCGCGGTTCACTGGGCTTTGGCCAGGACAGCGTCGCCTCCCTGCCCGGCCACGTGGGCTGCCAGGATGTCAAAGACGTGCAG TACTGCGTGGAGCAGGTGCTGCAGGAGGAGCCCCTAGACTCAGCGCGGGTGGCACTAGTGGGTGGCTCACATGGGGGCTTCCTTGCTTGCCACCTCATCGGCCAGTACCCAGGCACCTACCAGGCCTGTGTGGCAAGGAACCCGGTCGTCAACATGGCCTCCATGATCAGCGGCACCGACATCCCGGACTG GTGTCTGACTGAGGCCGGCTTCCCCTATGCACCCGACACCCTCCCGGATGCCTCCCACTGGGCAGAGATGCTCCACAAGTCACCCATGCAGTACGTCGCCCAG GTCCGGGCACCTGTGCTCCTGATGCTGGGAGAAGAGGACAGGCGTGTCCCCCCCAAGCAGGGGCTGGAGTACTACCGTGCTCTCAAGGCCAGGGGCGTTCCTACCCG GCTGCTGCTGTACCCTAGGAACAGCCATGCGCTCTCCGGCGTTGAGGCTGAGGCTGATGGCTTTATGAACATGGTGCTCTGGCTGCTCCAGCACCTGCAGTGCTGA
- the APEH gene encoding acylamino-acid-releasing enzyme isoform X3, which translates to MGANTAMSIQAKGEGSGANPVQAAADCPLLPEWSQQDLERAENVKFCRQYLIFHDSQAIVYSGPSGTCSEIKGESNSTRPLAFLTLSLHSLTSLRLLSRESPSGALKAVLRKASPGKGEEKQFLEIWDQNRKVKSINLTVLEKHGNVYEDDQFGCLSWSHSETHLLYVAERKRPKAESFFQSRAPELSSSCADERRDKAVKGEQFVYHDDWGEALVGKSIPALCVLDVESGNVSVLEGVPEHISPGQAFWSPGDMGVVFIGWWHEPFRLGLRHCTNRRSALFYVDLTGARCELLSDDTKAVWSPRLSPDQCRIVYLENGVLGPHQQCSCLRMPPALPWISQKEGAALQNSPMLSAPGHLLQYDWYTKVTSTVLDVVPRHSQGTFTGIYCPALPGLCWAADSQRVVLDTAQRSRQELLVVETLTGSVTSLTMGAPLGSWSLLTIDRDLLVARFSTPSCPPTLKVAFLPRAGQEAQVHWVCLEDVTPVPEISWAIRPLQPPPDQENPKYEGIDFEAILLQPSKGLGLRKLPLVVMPHGGPHSVCTASWMLYPAALCRIGFAVLLVNYRGSLGFGQDSVASLPGHVGCQDVKDVQYCVEQVLQEEPLDSARVALVGGSHGGFLACHLIGQYPGTYQACVARNPVVNMASMISGTDIPDWCLTEAGFPYAPDTLPDASHWAEMLHKSPMQYVAQVRAPVLLMLGEEDRRVPPKQGLEYYRALKARGVPTRLLLYPRNSHALSGVEAEADGFMNMVLWLLQHLQC; encoded by the exons ATGGGGGCAAATACTGCAATGTCTATACAG GCCAAAGGAGAGGGGAGCGGTGCCAACCCAGTGCAGGCAGCAGctgactgccctctccttccAGAGTGGTCTCAGCAGGACCTGGAGAGAGCCGAGAATGTGAAGTTCTGCCGCCAGTACCTCATCTTCCATGACAGCCAGGCCATCGTGTACTCTGGCCCCTCGGGCACCTGCAGTGAGATCAAGGGAGA gtccaactctacacggcctttggcctttctcactctatctctacattctctgacttcactaag gcTGCTGAGCAGGGAGTCTCCCAGTGGGGCACTTAAGGCCGTTTTGCGGAAAGCCAGTCCTGGCAAAGGCGAGGAGAAGCAATTCCTTGAG ATATGGGATCAGAATCGCAAGGTGAAGAGCATCAACCTGACAGTGCTGGAGAAGCATGGCAATGTCTATGAGGATG ATCAGTTTGGCTGCTTGTCCTGGTCGCACTCGGAGACTCACCTGCTTTACGTGGCTGAGAGGAAACGGCCCAAGGCCGAGTCCTTCttccagagcagagccccggagctgagcagcagctgtgctgatgaGAGACGCGACAAGGCTGTCAAG GGGGAGCAGTTCGTGTACCACGACGACTGGGGCGAGGCACTGGTGGGCAAGAGCATCCCGGCCCTGTGCGTGCTGGATGTGGAGAGTGGCAATGTGTCAGTGCTGGAGGGCGTCCCGGAGCACATCTCCCCTGGGCAG GCCTTCTGGTCCCCTGGTGACATGGGTGTGGTGTTCATAGGCTGGTGGCATGAGCCCTTCCGCCTGGGCCTGCGGCACTGCACTAACCGCAG GTCAGCACTGTTCTATGTGGACCTGACAGGAGCGAGGTGTG AGCTGCTGTCAGATGACACCAAGGCTGTGTGGTCCCCACGCCTGAGCCCTGACCAGTGCCGCATTGTGTACCTGGAGAACGGCGTACTCGGGCCccaccagcagtgcagctgcCTCCGCATG ccgccagccctgccctggatcTCCCAGAAGGAGGGGGCAGCATTGCAGAACAGCCCCATGCTGAGTGCTCCCGGCCATCTCTTGCAGTATGACTGGTACACGAAGGTCACCTCCACCGTGCTGGATGTCGTGCCCCGGCACAGCCAGG GAACGTTCACAGGGATCTATTGCCCAGCGCTGCCGGGCCTGTGCTGGGCAGCCGATAGCCAGAGGGTCGTGCTGGACACCGCTCAGCGCAGCCGGCAG GAGCTGCTTGTGGTGGAGACGCTGACTGGTAGCGTGACCTCCCTGACGATGG GTGCCCCCCTGGGCAGCTGGTCTCTCCTCACCATTGACCGGGATCTCCTGGTGGCCAGGTTCTcgacccccagctgcccccccacaTTG AAGGTGGCCTTCCTCcccagggccgggcaggaggCCCAGGTGCACTGGGTGTGTCTGGAGGACGTGACCCCTGTCCCAGAGATCAGCTGGGCGATccggcccctgcagccccccccagaCCAAGAGAACCCAAAGTACG AGGGTATTGATTTCGAAGCCATCCTGCTACAGCCCAGCAAGGGGCTAGGTCTGAGGAAGCTGCCTCTGGTGGTCATGCCCCATG GAGGCCCACACTCCGTCTGCACAGCCAGCTGGATGCTGTACCCCGCAGCGCTCTGCAGGATCGGCTTCGCTGTGCTCCTGG TGAATTACCGCGGTTCACTGGGCTTTGGCCAGGACAGCGTCGCCTCCCTGCCCGGCCACGTGGGCTGCCAGGATGTCAAAGACGTGCAG TACTGCGTGGAGCAGGTGCTGCAGGAGGAGCCCCTAGACTCAGCGCGGGTGGCACTAGTGGGTGGCTCACATGGGGGCTTCCTTGCTTGCCACCTCATCGGCCAGTACCCAGGCACCTACCAGGCCTGTGTGGCAAGGAACCCGGTCGTCAACATGGCCTCCATGATCAGCGGCACCGACATCCCGGACTG GTGTCTGACTGAGGCCGGCTTCCCCTATGCACCCGACACCCTCCCGGATGCCTCCCACTGGGCAGAGATGCTCCACAAGTCACCCATGCAGTACGTCGCCCAG GTCCGGGCACCTGTGCTCCTGATGCTGGGAGAAGAGGACAGGCGTGTCCCCCCCAAGCAGGGGCTGGAGTACTACCGTGCTCTCAAGGCCAGGGGCGTTCCTACCCG GCTGCTGCTGTACCCTAGGAACAGCCATGCGCTCTCCGGCGTTGAGGCTGAGGCTGATGGCTTTATGAACATGGTGCTCTGGCTGCTCCAGCACCTGCAGTGCTGA